One stretch of Streptomyces sp. NBC_00443 DNA includes these proteins:
- a CDS encoding zinc-dependent alcohol dehydrogenase family protein, giving the protein MRGAVIHAPGDVRFENLDDPKIIEPTDAVIRTVATCVCGSDLWPYRGLEPVGDPHPMGHEYVGIVEEVGSEVAGVAPGQFVVGSFATSDNTCVNCLNGWQSSCLNREFMSTCQAEYVRIPNAHGTLVATDEHPDAEMVPGLLAVSDVMGTGWYAALAAEVKPGSTAVVVGDGAVGLCGVIAAKELGAERVIAMSRHESRQRLALEFGATDIVADRGDEGVARVKDLTGGIGADSVLECVGTPEAMRQALHSARPGGNVGFVGVPHEVAIDGEELFFSHVGLRGGPAPVRRYLPDLIDRVLTGRIDPGKVFDLTLSLDQVAEGYRAMDERRAVKALLKP; this is encoded by the coding sequence ATGCGCGGAGCAGTCATCCACGCCCCCGGCGACGTGCGCTTCGAGAACCTCGACGACCCGAAGATCATTGAGCCGACCGACGCGGTGATCCGTACGGTCGCCACCTGTGTGTGCGGCTCGGACCTGTGGCCGTATCGCGGTCTCGAGCCGGTCGGCGACCCGCACCCGATGGGGCACGAGTACGTCGGCATCGTCGAGGAGGTGGGCAGCGAGGTCGCGGGCGTCGCGCCGGGCCAGTTCGTGGTCGGTTCCTTCGCCACCTCGGACAACACCTGCGTGAACTGCCTGAACGGCTGGCAGTCCTCCTGTCTGAACCGTGAGTTCATGAGCACCTGCCAGGCCGAGTACGTGCGCATCCCCAACGCCCACGGCACCCTGGTCGCCACGGACGAGCACCCGGACGCCGAGATGGTGCCCGGCCTGCTCGCCGTGTCCGACGTGATGGGCACCGGCTGGTACGCCGCCCTCGCCGCCGAGGTGAAGCCCGGCTCGACGGCCGTAGTGGTCGGTGACGGTGCGGTCGGCCTGTGCGGTGTCATCGCGGCGAAGGAACTCGGCGCGGAGCGGGTCATCGCCATGAGCCGTCACGAGTCCCGGCAGAGGCTCGCCCTCGAATTCGGCGCCACCGACATCGTGGCCGATCGCGGCGATGAAGGCGTCGCTCGCGTCAAGGACCTCACCGGCGGCATCGGCGCCGACTCGGTCCTGGAGTGCGTCGGCACCCCAGAGGCCATGCGACAGGCCCTGCACTCCGCCCGCCCCGGCGGCAACGTCGGCTTCGTCGGCGTCCCGCACGAGGTGGCCATCGACGGCGAGGAACTGTTCTTCTCCCACGTCGGCCTGCGCGGCGGCCCCGCCCCCGTCCGCCGCTACCTGCCCGACCTGATCGACCGCGTGCTGACCGGCCGCATCGACCCGGGCAAGGTCTTCGACCTCACTCTGTCCCTGGACCAGGTCGCCGAGGGTTACCGGGCGATGGACGAGCGCCGCGCCGTCAAGGCCCTGCTCAAGCCCTGA
- a CDS encoding helix-turn-helix domain-containing protein, producing the protein MLGSMTANVPLNELGEFLKKRRSELSPRTVGLPEIDRPRRVEGLRREEVAQLASISTDYYTRLEQGRMQASAPVLDVLARVLHLDDDERGYLFQLAGKTTTRTRRRGRQKVQPQLQRVLDDLTATPAIVQGRRGDILAWNALAAALVTDFSRLAERHRNYPRIIFTDPAMRTLYADWESSAHIAVAQLRMEAAKYPEDPRLIELVGELSMRDKQFARWWGDHHVAARTVGTKTLNHPVVGELVLDWDTLTANTDPDQHLTVWTAGPGSPTHERLRILASWAADQHLPASSPVS; encoded by the coding sequence ATGCTGGGAAGCATGACCGCCAACGTTCCCCTCAATGAGCTGGGAGAATTCCTCAAGAAGCGCCGCTCCGAGCTGAGCCCGCGCACCGTCGGACTGCCCGAGATCGACAGGCCCCGCCGGGTGGAGGGGCTGCGCCGCGAGGAGGTCGCCCAGCTCGCCAGCATCAGCACCGACTACTACACGCGTCTGGAACAGGGCCGTATGCAGGCGTCAGCGCCCGTGCTGGATGTCCTCGCCCGGGTACTCCACCTGGACGACGACGAGCGGGGCTACCTCTTCCAGCTCGCCGGAAAGACCACCACCCGCACCCGGCGCCGCGGCCGGCAGAAGGTCCAACCACAACTGCAGCGGGTCCTGGACGACCTCACCGCCACTCCGGCCATCGTGCAGGGCCGGCGCGGGGACATTCTTGCCTGGAACGCGCTGGCCGCCGCCCTGGTCACCGACTTCTCCCGCCTCGCGGAAAGGCACCGCAACTACCCGCGGATCATCTTCACGGACCCCGCCATGCGCACCCTGTACGCCGACTGGGAGAGCTCCGCGCACATCGCCGTCGCCCAACTGCGCATGGAGGCCGCGAAGTATCCCGAAGACCCGCGCCTGATCGAGCTGGTCGGTGAACTGTCCATGCGTGACAAGCAGTTCGCCCGCTGGTGGGGCGATCACCACGTCGCCGCCCGCACCGTGGGAACGAAGACCCTCAACCATCCGGTCGTCGGCGAACTCGTCCTGGACTGGGACACCCTCACCGCCAACACCGACCCCGACCAGCACCTCACCGTCTGGACCGCCGGGCCCGGCTCCCCCACCCACGAACGGCTCCGCATCCTCGCCTCCTGGGCCGCCGACCAGCACCTGCCGGCCTCCTCCCCCGTCAGCTGA
- a CDS encoding HAD family hydrolase, with translation MTRTLFETPSAYRPSDAEMAAPVPPVKAVLFDFSNTLFQMIDLETWLRRVGSAAGRLVVLDEPGAVAKISDQLRAAFRLPSVVSLQEGRDLSSAQHRRAMWGWWEQVDFLRGAEEAAYRELTAPDTWVPYPDTAPVLRTLHQRGLRVGIVSDFAWDLRTHLAHHGLNALIDTCVISYEQGREKPDPQLFLKACADLGADPRATLMVGDNPVRDGGAAACGLRTYILPAEHRTGERGLTDVQRLVI, from the coding sequence GTGACCCGCACCCTGTTCGAAACCCCGAGCGCCTACCGCCCCAGCGACGCCGAGATGGCCGCGCCGGTGCCCCCGGTCAAGGCCGTCCTGTTCGACTTCAGCAACACGCTCTTCCAGATGATCGACCTGGAGACGTGGCTGCGCCGGGTCGGCTCCGCCGCCGGCCGCCTGGTCGTGCTGGACGAGCCCGGCGCAGTGGCCAAAATCTCCGACCAGTTGCGCGCCGCCTTCCGGCTGCCCTCCGTCGTATCCCTCCAGGAAGGCCGTGATCTCTCTTCCGCACAGCACCGCCGCGCCATGTGGGGATGGTGGGAGCAGGTGGACTTCCTGCGCGGCGCGGAGGAGGCGGCCTACCGGGAGCTCACCGCTCCGGACACCTGGGTTCCCTATCCCGACACCGCACCGGTCCTGCGTACCCTGCACCAGCGCGGACTGCGCGTCGGCATCGTCAGCGACTTCGCCTGGGACCTGCGCACCCACCTAGCCCACCACGGGCTGAACGCCTTGATCGACACCTGCGTGATCTCCTACGAGCAGGGCCGCGAAAAGCCCGACCCGCAGCTGTTTCTCAAAGCCTGCGCCGATCTCGGCGCGGACCCCCGCGCCACCCTCATGGTCGGCGACAACCCGGTCCGCGACGGCGGCGCGGCCGCCTGCGGTCTGCGCACGTACATCCTGCCGGCGGAACACCGCACGGGAGAGCGCGGCCTGACGGATGTGCAGCGGCTCGTGATCTGA
- a CDS encoding DeoR/GlpR family DNA-binding transcription regulator produces MTARTRLSQAAVEERRQAVLRYVAEHGETRIDDLARHFAVSLMTMHRDLDDLTGRHLLRKERGRAVAFPALTMETATRFRENSALAAKNAICAAVAGRIRPGSTVLMEDSTTLFPLVPALAEVDQLHVVTNSVGLAQRLGSAAPVVNVTLLGGHYRGDFNSCTGPTVTRALSHIRADLALMSATAVLEGRLFHPLNDYVEVKLAMLASAEQALLLVDHSKFGKTATYAYGTVADYHTVITDTATPDAELAAIRDLGVPVETVEPEEPSL; encoded by the coding sequence GTGACCGCCCGTACGCGACTGTCCCAGGCGGCCGTCGAGGAGCGGCGCCAGGCCGTGCTGCGGTACGTCGCCGAACACGGCGAGACCCGCATCGACGACCTCGCCCGGCACTTCGCCGTCAGCCTGATGACGATGCACCGGGACCTGGACGACCTCACCGGGCGACATCTGCTGCGCAAGGAGCGCGGGCGGGCCGTCGCCTTCCCCGCCCTCACCATGGAGACGGCCACCCGCTTCCGCGAGAACAGCGCCCTCGCGGCCAAGAACGCCATCTGCGCGGCCGTCGCCGGCCGGATCAGGCCGGGCAGCACCGTGCTCATGGAGGACTCGACCACACTGTTCCCCCTGGTCCCGGCGCTGGCCGAGGTGGATCAGCTGCACGTCGTCACCAACTCGGTCGGCCTCGCACAGCGCCTCGGATCCGCCGCCCCCGTGGTGAACGTCACCCTGCTGGGCGGCCACTACCGCGGCGACTTCAACTCCTGCACCGGCCCCACCGTCACCCGCGCCCTGTCCCACATCCGGGCCGACCTCGCCTTGATGTCCGCCACAGCCGTCCTGGAAGGACGCCTCTTCCACCCCCTGAACGACTACGTCGAGGTGAAGCTGGCCATGCTCGCCTCCGCCGAACAGGCGCTGCTCCTGGTGGACCACTCGAAGTTCGGCAAGACCGCCACGTACGCGTACGGCACCGTTGCCGACTACCACACAGTCATCACCGACACCGCCACCCCCGACGCGGAACTCGCGGCCATACGCGACCTCGGAGTCCCCGTCGAGACGGTCGAACCCGAAGAGCCTTCCCTGTGA
- a CDS encoding zinc-dependent alcohol dehydrogenase, whose product MTEQIRRVLVRSLDDITLEEAPAPVPGDDELLVRTTVVGVCGSDTHAAGGHHPFIDLPYRPGHEAVGVVAAAGKGAEDFAPGDRVIIEPNLYCGRCPQCRSGRYNICQELKVFGCQTPGAMADLFTIPADRVHRVPDGMTDIEAALVEPLATPVHAAAKAGDLTGRTVVVLGAGPIGLLVLAASRHAGAARIAVTDLLPGKRDRALRLGADTALPADATDLADQAHAALGGPADVVFDCVAREQSIAQATDLVTKGGTIVVVGVGAAGTTPVRLDLIQDREIRIEGTLMYTGDDYRTAMSLISSGAIDSAEIVTATYPLEDAAKAFAASVDPEQVKVLVTVDGP is encoded by the coding sequence ATGACCGAGCAGATCCGCCGCGTTCTCGTCCGCTCCCTCGACGACATCACCCTCGAGGAGGCGCCCGCCCCCGTCCCCGGAGACGACGAACTCCTGGTGCGCACCACCGTCGTCGGCGTGTGCGGCTCCGACACCCATGCGGCGGGCGGCCACCACCCCTTCATCGACCTGCCCTACCGCCCCGGCCACGAGGCGGTAGGTGTCGTCGCCGCAGCAGGGAAGGGAGCCGAGGACTTCGCGCCCGGAGACCGGGTGATCATCGAGCCCAACCTGTACTGCGGCCGGTGCCCCCAGTGCCGCTCCGGCCGCTACAACATCTGCCAGGAGTTGAAGGTGTTCGGCTGCCAGACGCCCGGCGCCATGGCCGATCTGTTCACCATCCCGGCCGACCGCGTCCACCGCGTTCCCGACGGCATGACCGACATCGAGGCCGCCCTCGTCGAACCCCTGGCCACCCCGGTGCACGCCGCGGCGAAGGCAGGTGACCTCACCGGACGCACGGTCGTCGTGCTCGGCGCCGGGCCCATCGGTCTGCTCGTCCTCGCTGCCTCCCGGCACGCCGGCGCCGCGAGGATCGCCGTCACCGACCTGCTGCCGGGCAAGCGGGACCGCGCCCTGCGTCTCGGAGCCGACACGGCCCTGCCCGCCGATGCCACCGACCTCGCCGACCAGGCCCACGCGGCGCTCGGCGGACCGGCCGACGTGGTGTTCGACTGCGTGGCGCGCGAACAGTCCATCGCCCAGGCCACCGACCTGGTCACCAAGGGCGGCACGATCGTCGTCGTCGGCGTCGGCGCCGCAGGGACCACCCCCGTCCGCCTCGATCTGATCCAGGACCGGGAGATCCGCATCGAGGGCACCCTGATGTACACCGGCGACGACTACCGCACCGCGATGTCCCTGATCTCGTCCGGCGCCATCGACAGCGCCGAGATCGTCACCGCCACCTACCCGCTGGAGGACGCCGCCAAGGCGTTCGCCGCTTCCGTCGACCCCGAGCAGGTCAAGGTGCTGGTCACGGTGGACGGACCGTAG
- a CDS encoding zinc-dependent alcohol dehydrogenase family protein produces the protein MRAAVITRPGSVELATVEDPAPGAREVVVEVAATGLCGTDLHILQGEFAPQLPIIPGHEFAGEVVALGSEVTELALGDQVAVDPSLYCFECHYCRLGHNNLCERWAAIGVTHPGAAAEYAVAPVANCVRLPDHVDAQDAALIEPLSCAVRGYDVLRSRIASRVLVYGAGTMGLMMLQLAKATGAASVDVVDINAERLATAWQLGCSAGAASADELDRPPYGWDLVVDATGNAKAIQDALGRVGKGGTYLQFGVADYAARATIEPYKIYNQEITITGSMAVLHSFERGADLFATGVIDPRVFISDRLPLAAFPDAVARFQAGIGRKIQIQPGLATA, from the coding sequence GTGAGGGCGGCCGTCATCACCCGTCCTGGCAGCGTCGAACTCGCCACCGTCGAGGACCCCGCTCCCGGCGCGCGCGAGGTCGTCGTCGAGGTCGCGGCCACCGGGCTGTGCGGCACAGATCTGCACATCCTCCAGGGGGAGTTCGCCCCGCAGCTGCCCATCATCCCCGGCCATGAGTTCGCCGGGGAGGTCGTGGCCCTCGGTAGCGAGGTCACCGAACTGGCGCTCGGCGACCAGGTCGCCGTGGACCCGTCGCTGTACTGCTTCGAGTGCCACTACTGCCGTCTCGGCCACAACAACCTCTGCGAACGCTGGGCTGCCATCGGCGTCACCCACCCGGGCGCCGCCGCCGAGTACGCCGTGGCGCCCGTCGCCAACTGCGTACGACTGCCCGACCACGTGGACGCCCAGGACGCGGCCCTGATCGAGCCGCTGTCCTGCGCGGTGCGCGGCTACGACGTCCTGCGCAGCCGCATCGCCTCCCGCGTGCTCGTCTACGGCGCCGGAACCATGGGCCTGATGATGCTCCAGCTCGCCAAGGCCACCGGCGCCGCGAGCGTCGACGTCGTCGACATCAACGCCGAACGCCTGGCCACAGCATGGCAGTTGGGCTGCTCCGCCGGTGCCGCGTCCGCCGACGAGCTCGACCGGCCGCCCTACGGATGGGATCTGGTCGTCGACGCCACCGGCAACGCGAAAGCCATTCAGGACGCCCTCGGCCGAGTGGGCAAAGGCGGCACGTATCTGCAGTTCGGGGTCGCCGACTACGCCGCCCGGGCCACCATCGAGCCGTACAAGATCTACAACCAGGAGATCACGATCACCGGCTCCATGGCGGTCCTGCACAGCTTCGAACGCGGCGCGGACCTCTTCGCCACCGGTGTCATCGACCCGCGCGTCTTCATCAGTGACCGCCTCCCCCTGGCGGCGTTCCCGGACGCCGTCGCCCGCTTCCAGGCCGGCATCGGCCGCAAGATCCAGATCCAGCCCGGCCTCGCCACCGCGTGA
- a CDS encoding carbohydrate ABC transporter permease yields the protein MTHAAVAAPGTRFKKLLRRKDDHGGAPKLSPLWTFVAWLATLAFFAPVAWMVLTSFHQEADAATNPPTPFAAVTFDQYKLLFSRDITPFLLNSAMASVLSTILVLALAVPAAYALSIKPVEKWTDVMFFFLSTKFLPAIAALLPVYLIVKDAGMLDNVWTLVILYTAMNLPIAVWMMRSFLAEVPKEILEAAEVDGAGLLTVLWRVVAPVAMPGLAATSLICFIFSWNEFMFAVNLTATKASTAPVFLVGFITNEGLFLARLCAAATLVSLPVLIAGFAAQDKLVRGLSLGAVK from the coding sequence ATGACCCATGCAGCAGTCGCCGCGCCCGGGACCAGGTTCAAGAAGCTCCTGCGCCGTAAGGACGACCATGGCGGTGCGCCGAAGCTGTCGCCGCTGTGGACGTTCGTCGCCTGGCTCGCCACGCTGGCGTTCTTCGCGCCGGTGGCGTGGATGGTGCTCACCTCCTTCCACCAGGAGGCCGACGCGGCCACCAATCCGCCCACCCCCTTCGCCGCCGTCACCTTCGACCAGTACAAACTCCTGTTCAGCCGGGACATCACCCCCTTCCTCCTCAACTCGGCCATGGCCAGCGTCCTTTCCACGATCCTGGTCCTCGCCCTGGCGGTGCCGGCGGCCTACGCGCTGTCCATCAAGCCGGTCGAGAAGTGGACCGACGTGATGTTCTTCTTCCTCTCCACGAAGTTCCTCCCGGCCATCGCGGCCCTGCTGCCGGTGTACCTGATCGTCAAGGACGCCGGGATGCTGGACAACGTGTGGACGCTGGTCATCCTCTACACCGCCATGAACCTCCCGATCGCGGTATGGATGATGCGCTCCTTCCTCGCCGAGGTCCCCAAGGAGATCCTGGAGGCGGCCGAGGTCGACGGCGCGGGCCTGCTCACCGTGCTGTGGCGGGTCGTCGCACCCGTCGCCATGCCCGGCCTCGCCGCCACCTCGCTGATCTGCTTCATCTTCAGCTGGAACGAGTTCATGTTCGCCGTGAACCTCACCGCGACGAAGGCGTCCACCGCGCCGGTCTTCCTGGTCGGCTTCATCACCAACGAGGGCCTGTTCCTGGCCCGGCTGTGCGCGGCGGCCACCCTGGTCTCGCTGCCCGTCCTCATCGCCGGTTTCGCCGCCCAGGACAAGCTCGTACGCGGCCTCTCCCTGGGAGCGGTGAAGTGA
- a CDS encoding carbohydrate ABC transporter permease: MHDHAHRTPKTAPPPVRIRKSSGTAAKWKRRIPLLPALIFTIVVTQLPFVATLIISTFQWNILRPGERHFVGLSNFSFVFTDERLRTAVLNTVVLTASVVVISVILGLGLAMLLDRRFAGRGLARTLLIAPFLVMPVAAALLWKHAIYNPDYGLLNGTLNAVYRLFGADNGPTVDWISSYPMPAVVISLVWQWTPFMMLILLAGLQAQPGDVLEAARMDGASALQTFRHITLPHLRQYIELGVLLGTIYVVQTFDAVFTITQGGPGSQTTNLPYEIYMTMFRKYEYGEAAAAGVVVVLGAFVIATFALRTIASLFREEVSR, encoded by the coding sequence ATTCATGACCACGCTCACCGCACCCCCAAGACAGCACCCCCACCCGTCCGTATCCGGAAGTCCTCAGGCACGGCCGCCAAGTGGAAGCGCCGCATCCCGCTGCTGCCCGCGCTGATCTTCACCATCGTCGTCACGCAGTTGCCCTTCGTGGCCACGTTGATCATCTCCACCTTCCAGTGGAACATCCTCAGGCCGGGCGAGAGGCACTTCGTCGGTCTGTCCAACTTCTCGTTCGTCTTCACCGACGAGCGGCTGCGCACGGCCGTGCTCAATACCGTCGTGCTCACCGCGTCGGTGGTGGTCATCAGCGTGATCCTCGGACTCGGCCTGGCCATGCTGCTCGACCGCCGCTTCGCCGGCCGCGGGCTGGCCCGCACCCTGCTCATCGCCCCGTTCCTGGTCATGCCGGTCGCGGCGGCGCTGCTGTGGAAGCACGCCATCTACAACCCCGACTACGGACTGCTCAACGGCACGCTCAACGCCGTCTACCGCTTGTTCGGCGCGGACAACGGCCCCACGGTCGACTGGATCTCCTCCTACCCGATGCCCGCCGTCGTGATCTCGCTGGTCTGGCAGTGGACCCCGTTCATGATGCTGATCCTCCTGGCCGGCCTGCAGGCGCAGCCCGGTGACGTCCTGGAGGCGGCCCGCATGGACGGCGCTTCCGCGCTGCAGACCTTCCGCCACATCACGCTGCCGCACCTGCGCCAGTACATCGAGCTGGGCGTCCTGCTCGGCACGATCTACGTCGTGCAGACCTTCGACGCGGTCTTCACCATCACCCAGGGCGGCCCCGGCTCCCAGACCACCAACCTGCCCTACGAGATCTACATGACCATGTTCCGCAAGTATGAGTACGGCGAGGCAGCCGCCGCCGGTGTCGTCGTCGTCCTCGGCGCGTTCGTCATCGCGACCTTCGCGCTGCGCACCATCGCGTCGCTGTTCCGCGAGGAGGTTTCCCGATGA
- a CDS encoding ABC transporter substrate-binding protein, producing the protein MASTRYALIAGAAATALLATACSGAGAGGSSGGGKSINVLMVGNPQMEDIAKLTKDNFTKDTGIKVNFTILPENELRDKVTQDIATQAGQYDVATIGAYEVPIWEKNGWLHDLGSYADKDKSFDKADLLKPMVQSLTGSDGKLYALPFYGESSMLMYNKDVMKAQGITVPERPTWQQIADIAAKVDGAEPGMKGICLRGLAGWGELGAPLTSMVNTFGGTWFTKDWKAQVNSGGFKEATKFYVDLVREHGEAGAPQAGFTECLNALSQKKVAMWYDATSAAGSLEDPASSKIAGKVGYAYAPTVETDSSGWLWAWSWAMPKTTKNADAASQFMLWASSKKYENLVGEKLGWSRVPAGKRASTYEIPEYKKAAASFGDITLKSIEGADPANPGVQPRPTVGIQYVAIPEFQDLGTKVTQEISAAIAGKTSVDKALDDGQKLAEEVAKPYQK; encoded by the coding sequence ATGGCATCGACCAGATACGCCCTCATAGCCGGCGCCGCCGCCACCGCCCTGCTCGCCACCGCCTGTTCCGGAGCCGGAGCCGGCGGGTCCTCGGGCGGCGGGAAGAGCATCAACGTCCTGATGGTCGGCAACCCGCAGATGGAGGACATCGCGAAGCTGACCAAGGACAACTTCACCAAGGACACCGGGATCAAGGTCAACTTCACGATCCTTCCCGAGAACGAGCTGCGCGACAAAGTCACCCAGGACATCGCCACCCAGGCCGGCCAGTACGACGTCGCCACCATCGGCGCCTACGAGGTGCCCATCTGGGAGAAGAACGGCTGGCTGCACGACTTGGGCTCGTACGCCGACAAGGACAAGAGCTTTGACAAGGCCGACCTGCTCAAGCCGATGGTCCAGTCGCTCACCGGCTCGGACGGCAAGCTCTACGCCCTGCCGTTCTACGGCGAGTCCTCGATGCTCATGTACAACAAGGACGTCATGAAGGCGCAGGGCATCACGGTGCCCGAACGGCCGACCTGGCAGCAGATCGCCGACATCGCGGCCAAGGTCGACGGCGCCGAGCCCGGCATGAAGGGCATCTGCCTGCGCGGTCTGGCCGGCTGGGGCGAGCTGGGTGCGCCGCTGACGTCCATGGTCAACACCTTCGGCGGCACCTGGTTCACCAAGGACTGGAAGGCGCAGGTCAACAGCGGCGGCTTCAAGGAGGCCACGAAATTCTACGTCGACCTGGTCCGCGAGCACGGTGAGGCGGGCGCCCCGCAGGCGGGCTTCACCGAGTGCCTGAACGCGCTGAGCCAGAAGAAGGTCGCGATGTGGTACGACGCGACCAGCGCGGCCGGGTCGCTGGAGGACCCCGCATCCAGCAAGATCGCCGGCAAGGTCGGCTACGCGTACGCGCCGACCGTCGAGACGGACAGCAGTGGCTGGCTGTGGGCCTGGTCGTGGGCCATGCCGAAGACCACGAAGAACGCGGACGCCGCCTCGCAGTTCATGCTGTGGGCCTCCAGTAAGAAGTACGAAAACCTCGTCGGCGAGAAGCTCGGCTGGTCGCGTGTCCCGGCCGGCAAGCGGGCCAGCACGTACGAGATCCCCGAGTACAAGAAGGCCGCCGCGTCGTTCGGTGACATCACCCTGAAGTCCATTGAGGGCGCCGACCCGGCCAACCCGGGCGTCCAGCCCAGGCCGACCGTGGGCATCCAGTACGTGGCCATCCCCGAGTTCCAGGACCTGGGCACCAAGGTGACCCAGGAGATCTCCGCCGCCATCGCAGGCAAGACCAGCGTGGACAAGGCGCTCGACGACGGCCAGAAGCTGGCCGAGGAAGTCGCCAAGCCCTACCAGAAGTGA
- a CDS encoding PfkB family carbohydrate kinase — MSAGPEPGDQEPADQPAVVVAGDALVELTPARMAEGAAAFQPRRGGSCLNVAAGLGRLRVPTALLARLSDDHFGDLLRAHLAAFGTRLTHALPASDPTTLAAVQLREDGSAASSFYANGTADRGLCSVHLAALPDGGALSAGTALHLGSLGLLLEPLGSTLDGLIRREAGRRLVSLAPNVRPGLIPDRAAYLRRFAEWVALADVVRASGEDLAWLRPHEPYEAVAERWIASGAGLVLITFGSRAPRSGGRGRRHGGSGRRLHRRGTRPPAPRRPAQPRRRRRSGAGDLTRLLSYAVEIAADTCTRAGA, encoded by the coding sequence ATGAGCGCCGGACCGGAACCCGGTGATCAGGAACCCGCAGACCAGCCTGCCGTCGTCGTCGCCGGAGACGCGCTGGTGGAGCTCACCCCCGCCCGCATGGCCGAGGGTGCCGCGGCCTTCCAGCCACGTCGGGGCGGCTCCTGCCTCAACGTCGCCGCCGGTCTCGGCCGGCTCCGAGTCCCTACGGCACTGCTCGCGCGCCTCTCCGACGACCACTTCGGCGATCTCCTACGCGCGCACCTCGCGGCATTCGGCACCCGGCTCACCCATGCGCTGCCTGCGTCCGACCCCACCACTCTCGCCGCTGTGCAGCTGCGCGAGGACGGGTCGGCCGCCTCCTCCTTCTACGCGAACGGCACCGCCGACCGCGGCCTGTGCTCTGTACACCTCGCTGCTCTCCCGGACGGCGGCGCACTGTCCGCGGGGACGGCTCTGCACCTCGGGTCGCTGGGTCTGCTGCTCGAACCCCTGGGCTCCACGCTCGACGGGCTGATTCGCCGGGAGGCCGGCCGGCGGCTGGTGTCCCTGGCCCCGAACGTGCGGCCGGGCCTGATCCCCGACCGCGCCGCCTATCTCCGGCGGTTCGCCGAGTGGGTGGCGCTCGCCGACGTGGTGAGGGCGAGCGGCGAGGACCTGGCCTGGCTCCGGCCGCATGAGCCGTACGAGGCGGTGGCCGAACGCTGGATCGCGTCCGGGGCGGGACTCGTCCTGATCACGTTCGGCTCCCGGGCGCCCCGCTCCGGTGGTCGAGGTCGTCGGCACGGTGGGAGCGGGCGACGCCTTCACCGCCGGGGTACTCGCCCACCTGCACCACGCCGGCCGGCTCAGCCGCGAAGGCGTCGCCGCTCCGGGGCCGGCGACCTCACCCGGCTGCTGTCCTACGCCGTGGAGATCGCTGCCGACACCTGCACCCGCGCGGGCGCCTAG